A stretch of Pseudolysobacter antarcticus DNA encodes these proteins:
- the dctP gene encoding TRAP transporter substrate-binding protein DctP produces MKKLLMTFALSLAAIAAQATTIKIATVAPEGTAWMREMRAGADAVKKQTDGRVEVKYYPGGVMGDDATVVRKIKIGQLQGGAFTGSQLSLIDGNAAILGLPFLFRNQQEVDAVRAKMDPLLKASVEKSGFVALGISGGGFAYLMSTRDIKTKEDLKAAKVWVPQGDHIAEVAFKAAGVAPISLPLADVYTSLQTGLIDTVGNTPAGAIAFQWHTKLKHVVDLPLSYIVGALVVDKKVFDTISGEDQKILRDEFTAAFSRIDSVGRKDNDDALAALKKQGVDIYTPSAEEQKSWQLIGDIANKQLVSENAFAPELLAALHKALDEARGAGK; encoded by the coding sequence ATGAAAAAATTACTGATGACATTCGCGCTGAGCCTCGCTGCAATCGCAGCGCAGGCCACCACGATCAAGATCGCCACGGTCGCGCCGGAAGGCACCGCATGGATGCGCGAAATGCGCGCGGGCGCTGATGCCGTGAAAAAACAAACCGACGGTCGCGTAGAGGTCAAATATTATCCCGGCGGCGTGATGGGGGATGACGCCACGGTGGTGCGCAAGATCAAGATAGGGCAATTGCAGGGCGGCGCATTTACCGGCAGCCAGCTCAGCCTGATCGACGGCAATGCGGCCATTCTCGGCCTGCCGTTTCTATTCCGTAACCAGCAGGAAGTGGATGCCGTCAGGGCCAAGATGGATCCGCTGCTAAAAGCCAGCGTCGAGAAGAGCGGCTTCGTTGCGCTCGGTATCAGCGGCGGCGGTTTTGCGTATTTGATGAGCACGCGCGATATCAAGACCAAGGAGGATCTCAAAGCCGCCAAGGTCTGGGTGCCGCAGGGCGATCACATCGCAGAAGTGGCGTTCAAGGCAGCCGGCGTCGCGCCGATTTCCCTGCCGCTCGCCGATGTCTATACCAGCCTGCAAACCGGCCTGATCGATACCGTGGGCAACACGCCGGCGGGTGCGATTGCGTTCCAGTGGCATACCAAGCTCAAGCACGTCGTCGACTTGCCGTTGTCGTATATCGTTGGTGCCTTGGTGGTCGACAAAAAAGTATTCGATACGATTTCTGGGGAGGATCAAAAAATCCTGCGCGATGAATTTACCGCCGCGTTTTCGCGCATCGACAGCGTCGGTCGCAAGGATAACGACGACGCGTTGGCAGCATTGAAAAAGCAGGGCGTGGACATCTATACGCCCAGCGCGGAAGAACAGAAATCGTGGCAGTTGATCGGCGACATCGCGAACAAACAACTCGTATCCGAAAATGCATTCGCGCCCGAATTGCTCGCAGCATTGCACAAGGCACTCGATGAGGCGCGCGGAGCCGGTAAGTGA
- a CDS encoding TRAP transporter small permease: MKSAAARALSWLHGFENALITALVLLLVLLAGAQIVLRNAFGTSISWADPLLRALVLWTALLGALAAVREDKHISLDVLSRLLSGTALRLSRVLTFGFAAVICALAAYYSGSLVMIEFASGGIAFAGVPNWVLEIIMPIAFALMALRFALRAFALPDPEHAMIGVPDDLREGRA, translated from the coding sequence GTGAAATCCGCCGCCGCGCGCGCCTTGTCCTGGCTGCATGGCTTCGAGAACGCGCTGATCACCGCACTGGTGTTGCTACTGGTGCTGCTGGCCGGCGCACAAATCGTTTTGCGCAATGCGTTCGGCACCAGCATCAGCTGGGCCGATCCGCTACTGCGTGCGCTGGTATTGTGGACTGCGTTGCTCGGCGCGTTGGCTGCGGTGCGCGAGGACAAACACATCAGCCTCGATGTACTTTCGCGCCTGCTCTCGGGCACTGCGTTGCGCCTCTCGCGTGTGCTCACGTTTGGATTCGCAGCGGTGATCTGCGCGCTGGCGGCGTATTACAGCGGCAGTCTTGTGATGATCGAATTCGCTAGCGGCGGCATTGCATTTGCAGGCGTGCCTAACTGGGTGCTGGAAATCATCATGCCGATCGCATTTGCATTGATGGCGTTGCGTTTTGCGCTGCGTGCATTTGCGCTGCCTGACCCGGAGCACGCCATGATCGGCGTGCCGGACGATTTGCGCGAGGGCCGGGC